The following proteins are encoded in a genomic region of Devosia lucknowensis:
- the purF gene encoding amidophosphoribosyltransferase has translation MTHPSDDAFDIDGDTLHEECGVFGILGHDDAATLTALGLHALQHRGQEAAGIVSFDGRQFHQEKRMGLVGDHYTDPAVLAKLPGNIAIGHTRYSTTGEVALRNVQPLFAELEAGGIAIAHNGNFTNGLTLRRQIIATGAICQSTSDSEVVLHLIARSRHSSTTDRFIDAIRQMEGGYAMLAMTRTKLIAARDPVGIRPLVMGELDGKPIFCSETCALDIVGAKYVRDVENGEVIICEIQPDGSISIDARKPARKVAERPCLFEYVYFARPDSVVSGRSVYKARKNMGINLAKEAPVEADVVVPVPDGGTPAAIGYAQQSGIPFELGIIRNHYVGRTFIEPTQQIRAFGVRLKHSANRAEIAGKRVVLIDDSIVRGTTSVKIVQMIRDAGATEVHIRVASPMIFHSDYYGIDTPDPDKLLANQYGDLKAMCEFIGADSLAFLSIDGLYEAVGGEKRNAQSPQFTDHYFTGDYPTQLTDLHGRPMSDPKQISLLKEAG, from the coding sequence GTGACCCATCCCAGCGATGATGCTTTCGATATCGATGGAGACACGCTGCATGAAGAGTGCGGCGTGTTTGGCATTTTAGGGCATGACGACGCCGCGACGTTGACGGCGCTCGGCCTGCATGCCCTGCAGCATCGTGGCCAGGAGGCAGCGGGTATCGTCAGCTTCGACGGCCGCCAGTTTCACCAGGAAAAGCGCATGGGCCTGGTGGGTGACCACTACACCGACCCCGCCGTGCTCGCGAAACTGCCGGGCAATATCGCCATCGGCCACACGCGGTATTCGACCACGGGCGAAGTGGCGCTGCGCAACGTGCAGCCGCTGTTCGCGGAGCTGGAGGCGGGCGGCATCGCCATCGCCCATAACGGTAATTTCACCAATGGCCTGACGCTGCGCCGCCAGATCATCGCCACCGGCGCCATCTGCCAGTCGACCTCGGACAGCGAGGTGGTGCTGCACCTGATCGCCCGGTCGCGCCACTCATCGACCACGGACCGCTTCATCGACGCCATCCGGCAGATGGAAGGCGGCTATGCGATGCTGGCGATGACCCGCACCAAGCTGATCGCGGCGCGCGATCCGGTGGGCATCCGCCCGCTGGTCATGGGTGAACTCGACGGCAAGCCGATCTTCTGCTCGGAAACCTGCGCGCTCGACATCGTCGGGGCCAAATATGTCCGCGACGTCGAAAACGGCGAAGTGATCATCTGCGAAATCCAGCCCGACGGATCGATTTCGATCGATGCGCGCAAGCCGGCGCGCAAGGTGGCCGAACGGCCGTGCCTGTTCGAATATGTCTACTTCGCCCGCCCCGACAGCGTCGTTTCGGGCCGCAGTGTCTACAAGGCGCGCAAGAACATGGGCATCAACCTGGCCAAGGAAGCGCCGGTGGAAGCGGACGTGGTGGTTCCGGTGCCCGATGGCGGCACGCCGGCGGCCATCGGCTATGCGCAACAGAGCGGCATTCCGTTCGAGCTGGGCATTATCCGCAACCACTATGTGGGCCGCACCTTCATCGAGCCGACCCAGCAAATCCGCGCCTTCGGCGTGCGCCTCAAGCATTCGGCCAACCGGGCCGAAATCGCCGGCAAGCGCGTGGTGCTGATCGACGATTCCATCGTGCGCGGCACGACGTCGGTCAAGATCGTACAGATGATCCGCGATGCCGGCGCGACCGAAGTCCATATCCGCGTCGCCAGCCCGATGATCTTCCACTCGGATTATTATGGGATCGACACACCCGACCCGGACAAGCTGCTGGCCAACCAGTATGGCGACCTCAAAGCCATGTGCGAGTTCATTGGCGCCGATTCCCTGGCCTTCCTGTCGATCGACGGGCTTTACGAAGCGGTGGGCGGCGAGAAGCGCAATGCGCAGTCGCCGCAGTTTACCGACCACTATTTCACCGGTGACTATCCGACGCAGTTGACCGATCTGCATGGCCGCCCCATGAGCGATCCCAAGCAGATTTCGCTGCTCAAGGAAGCGGGTTAA
- a CDS encoding CvpA family protein produces the protein MLTAFDVGVGVLVLISAILATARGLTREVLSLATWAGSAAIAVYMWQYHPEIARQYVAEPVIADIATVVVTFIVSLIVLHLLTMRIADFVVDSRIGPIDRTLGFVFGVLRGVLIAIVVTIFGLWLLPNNLPDWAANSQSLPYLRDMGNTLISMLPEGLEQQVTDILQGGGANLTDDPQAPEAPLDGATDPNDGTVDPTDPVADPAPAPAV, from the coding sequence ATGCTGACTGCGTTCGACGTTGGTGTGGGTGTGCTGGTGCTGATCTCGGCAATCCTGGCCACAGCGCGAGGCTTGACCCGTGAAGTGCTGTCGCTGGCGACCTGGGCCGGTTCGGCAGCGATCGCTGTCTATATGTGGCAGTACCATCCCGAAATCGCCCGGCAATATGTCGCCGAGCCTGTTATCGCCGACATCGCGACCGTGGTCGTGACGTTCATCGTGTCGCTGATCGTGCTGCACCTGCTCACCATGCGCATCGCCGATTTCGTGGTCGACAGCCGCATCGGGCCGATCGACCGCACGCTCGGCTTCGTCTTCGGTGTCCTGCGCGGTGTGCTGATCGCCATCGTCGTGACCATTTTCGGCCTGTGGCTCTTGCCCAACAACCTGCCCGACTGGGCGGCCAACTCTCAGTCGCTGCCTTATCTGCGCGACATGGGCAACACGTTGATCTCCATGCTGCCGGAAGGTCTCGAGCAGCAGGTGACGGACATCCTGCAGGGCGGCGGCGCCAACCTGACGGATGATCCGCAGGCTCCGGAAGCACCTCTGGACGGCGCCACTGATCCCAATGACGGCACGGTGGATCCGACCGATCCGGTTGCGGACCCTGCCCCGGCCCCTGCGGTCTGA